A part of Citrifermentans bremense genomic DNA contains:
- the dut gene encoding dUTP diphosphatase: protein MGSLPVRIKRLRATPLPCYMTEHAAGVDLCASLAADFVLAPGERALVPTGLAIELPPGFEAQVRPRSGLALRHGIALVNSPGTIDADYRGEIGVILINLGSEPFTVSDGERIAQMVFARCERAEFIEVEELGDTARGAGGFGHTGR, encoded by the coding sequence ATGGGTAGCCTGCCTGTCCGGATAAAGAGGTTGAGGGCGACCCCGCTTCCCTGCTACATGACGGAGCACGCGGCCGGCGTCGACCTCTGCGCGTCGCTTGCCGCCGATTTCGTGCTGGCACCGGGAGAGAGGGCGCTGGTCCCGACCGGGCTTGCCATCGAGCTCCCGCCGGGATTCGAGGCGCAGGTCAGGCCCAGAAGCGGCCTCGCTCTACGCCACGGCATCGCGCTGGTGAACTCGCCTGGGACTATCGATGCAGACTACCGCGGCGAGATCGGCGTGATCCTGATCAACCTGGGGAGCGAGCCTTTCACGGTAAGCGACGGCGAGCGCATTGCCCAGATGGTGTTCGCCCGCTGCGAGCGCGCCGAGTTCATCGAGGTCGAGGAGCTGGGCGACACCGCGCGCGGCGCCGGCGGCTTCGGGCACACGGGAAGATAG
- a CDS encoding M16 family metallopeptidase, whose amino-acid sequence MIKKTTLNNGIRVITERIPYASSVSIGIWVANGSRHERRESNGVAHFIEHLLFKGTERRSSLDIAREIDSVGGVLNAFTSREYVCYYAKVLDKFLPKAVDLLTDIFLHSTFDPGEIEKERRVVLQEINMMEDTPDDLIHDLFHQHFWKGHPLGMSILGDAESVTGLSRDAIIAYKDRMYRSDDVIVTAAGNLTHDKLTALLEEYLHSVPSGNGRTESAPPVYERRIELIEKELEQIHVCLGLKGVQQSHPQRYDAFIMNAILGGSMSSRLFQEVREKSGLAYSVYSYIASHADAGSLVVYAGASPENQAELLEIMLREIGRFKKEPVPAEQLEGAREQLKGNLLLSLESSDNRMSRLAKNEIYFGTPLPLSEIMEGFDRVTAESIQTLAVDILDNSALTLVMLGRIGTPSFKADDINV is encoded by the coding sequence ATGATTAAAAAGACCACCCTAAATAACGGGATACGCGTCATCACTGAGCGTATCCCGTACGCCAGCTCGGTTTCCATCGGCATCTGGGTCGCCAACGGCTCCCGCCATGAAAGGCGGGAGTCCAACGGCGTCGCCCATTTCATCGAGCACCTGCTCTTCAAGGGGACCGAGAGGCGCTCCTCCCTCGACATAGCCCGCGAGATCGACTCGGTAGGGGGCGTTTTGAACGCCTTCACCAGCCGCGAGTACGTCTGCTACTACGCCAAGGTCCTGGACAAGTTCCTCCCCAAGGCCGTCGACCTGCTTACCGACATCTTCCTCCATTCCACCTTCGACCCCGGTGAGATCGAAAAGGAGCGCCGCGTGGTGCTCCAAGAGATCAACATGATGGAGGACACCCCCGACGACCTGATCCACGACCTGTTCCACCAGCACTTCTGGAAGGGGCACCCGCTGGGGATGTCCATCCTGGGGGACGCCGAGAGCGTCACCGGCCTCTCCCGCGACGCCATCATCGCCTACAAGGATCGGATGTACCGCTCCGACGACGTCATCGTCACCGCTGCAGGGAACCTGACTCACGACAAGCTGACCGCCCTTTTGGAGGAGTACCTGCACTCCGTCCCCTCCGGCAACGGCAGGACCGAATCGGCGCCTCCCGTCTACGAGCGGAGGATCGAGCTGATCGAGAAGGAACTGGAGCAGATCCACGTCTGCCTCGGCCTCAAAGGGGTGCAGCAGAGCCACCCCCAGCGCTACGATGCCTTCATCATGAACGCCATCCTGGGGGGCTCGATGAGTTCGCGTCTCTTCCAGGAAGTGCGTGAGAAAAGCGGCCTTGCCTATTCCGTCTATTCCTACATCGCCTCCCACGCAGACGCCGGTTCGCTGGTGGTCTACGCCGGGGCAAGCCCCGAGAACCAGGCCGAACTCCTGGAGATCATGCTGCGCGAGATCGGGCGCTTCAAAAAAGAACCGGTCCCGGCCGAGCAGCTGGAGGGTGCCCGCGAGCAGCTCAAGGGAAACCTCCTTCTCTCCCTGGAGTCCAGCGACAACCGCATGTCGCGCCTTGCCAAGAACGAGATCTACTTCGGCACCCCGCTGCCGCTCTCCGAGATCATGGAGGGGTTCGACCGGGTCACCGCTGAGAGCATCCAGACCCTCGCTGTAGACATCCTCGACAATTCCGCGCTCACCCTGGTCATGCTGGGGCGGATCGGCACACCTTCCTTCAAAGCTGACGACATAAACGTCTGA
- the pnp gene encoding polyribonucleotide nucleotidyltransferase, whose amino-acid sequence MVHTVQAECCGKTITIETGKIAKQASGAVMIKSGDTMVLVTAVALKSAKEGQGFFPLTVNYQEKAYAGGRIPGSFFKREGRPSDNETLTCRLIDRPIRPLFPEGFLNDTQVMATVVSADKDNDPGILSMIGASAALMVSDVPFAGPIAGVKVGRVDGQFVANPTAEQEEKSDLEIVIAASQDAILMVEGSASEVSEDDLLEAIFFGHKAVQPVLAAQLELAKKVGTPKREIPAPVVNEALKARVAALAKEGMKQAVRIKTKVERHLAIDAIADETVAALATEFEGSEKEIKGFIEDLEYDLVREHIIKDGQRIDGRDTKTIRNISTEVSLLPRAHGSALFTRGETQSIVAATLGTSVDEQRIDSLYGDSRKKFMLHYNFPPYSVGETSFRLAPGRREIGHGMLAERALQQVLPKHDDFPYTIRIVSDITESNGSSSMATVCGGSLSMMDAGIPIKAPVAGIAMGLIKEGDDFAILSDILGDEDHLGDMDFKVAGTAEGVTALQMDIKIGGVTREIMSAALAQAKAGRIHILGEMAKTIAAPRGDLSAFAPRITTIWVKVDKIRDVIGSGGKNIRSVTEATGVSIDIDDTGKINIASTNKEACDLAIKMIRNLTAEAEEGKLYMGTVKKIMEFGAFVEIFPGTDGLVHVSELDTERVKNVSDILKEGDKVLVKCIGIDKQGKIKLSRKEALGQTFTE is encoded by the coding sequence ATGGTACACACCGTACAAGCAGAATGCTGTGGCAAGACAATCACAATCGAAACCGGAAAGATCGCGAAGCAGGCAAGCGGCGCGGTCATGATCAAAAGCGGCGACACCATGGTGCTCGTCACCGCCGTCGCCTTGAAGAGCGCCAAGGAAGGGCAGGGCTTCTTCCCGCTCACCGTCAACTACCAGGAGAAGGCTTACGCGGGCGGCCGCATCCCCGGCTCCTTCTTCAAGCGCGAAGGTCGTCCCTCCGACAACGAGACCCTGACCTGCCGTCTCATCGACCGCCCGATCCGCCCGCTGTTCCCGGAAGGGTTCCTGAACGACACCCAGGTCATGGCGACCGTGGTTTCGGCCGACAAGGACAACGACCCTGGCATCCTCTCCATGATCGGCGCCTCCGCGGCCCTGATGGTCTCCGACGTTCCCTTTGCAGGTCCCATCGCCGGCGTCAAGGTGGGGCGTGTCGACGGCCAGTTCGTCGCCAACCCCACCGCTGAGCAGGAGGAAAAGAGCGATCTCGAGATCGTGATCGCCGCCAGCCAGGACGCGATTCTGATGGTTGAAGGTTCCGCCTCCGAGGTTTCCGAGGACGACCTGCTGGAAGCCATCTTTTTCGGCCACAAAGCGGTGCAGCCGGTCCTCGCGGCCCAGCTGGAACTTGCCAAGAAGGTCGGCACCCCGAAGCGCGAAATCCCGGCGCCGGTGGTGAACGAGGCGCTCAAGGCGCGCGTCGCCGCTTTGGCCAAAGAGGGGATGAAGCAGGCGGTCCGCATCAAGACCAAGGTCGAGCGTCATCTGGCCATCGACGCCATCGCCGACGAGACCGTGGCGGCGCTTGCCACCGAATTCGAAGGCTCCGAGAAGGAGATCAAGGGGTTCATCGAAGACCTCGAGTACGACCTCGTGCGTGAGCACATCATCAAGGACGGCCAGAGGATCGACGGCCGCGACACCAAGACCATCCGCAACATCTCCACCGAAGTAAGCCTGCTCCCCCGCGCCCACGGCTCCGCCCTGTTCACCCGCGGCGAGACCCAGTCCATCGTGGCTGCGACACTCGGCACCTCGGTTGACGAGCAGCGCATCGACTCGCTCTACGGCGATTCCAGGAAGAAGTTCATGCTGCACTACAACTTCCCCCCGTACTCCGTCGGCGAGACCAGCTTCCGTCTCGCTCCGGGGCGCCGCGAGATCGGCCACGGCATGCTCGCCGAGCGCGCCCTGCAGCAGGTGCTCCCTAAGCATGACGACTTCCCCTACACCATCAGGATCGTCTCCGACATCACCGAGAGCAACGGCTCCTCCTCGATGGCTACCGTCTGCGGCGGTTCGCTGTCCATGATGGACGCAGGCATCCCGATCAAGGCTCCGGTGGCCGGTATTGCCATGGGCCTCATCAAGGAAGGCGACGACTTCGCCATCCTCTCCGACATCCTCGGCGACGAAGATCACCTGGGGGACATGGACTTCAAAGTGGCAGGTACCGCAGAAGGCGTCACCGCGCTGCAGATGGACATCAAGATCGGCGGCGTAACCCGCGAGATCATGAGCGCCGCCCTGGCGCAGGCCAAAGCAGGTAGGATCCACATCCTGGGCGAGATGGCCAAGACCATCGCCGCACCGCGCGGCGACCTCTCCGCCTTCGCGCCGCGCATCACCACCATCTGGGTCAAGGTCGACAAGATCCGCGACGTTATTGGTTCCGGCGGCAAGAACATCCGGAGCGTCACCGAGGCGACCGGGGTTTCCATCGACATCGACGACACCGGCAAGATCAATATCGCTTCCACCAACAAGGAAGCCTGCGACCTCGCCATCAAGATGATCAGGAACCTCACCGCCGAGGCCGAAGAAGGGAAGCTCTACATGGGCACCGTCAAGAAGATCATGGAATTCGGCGCCTTCGTCGAGATCTTCCCGGGAACCGACGGTCTGGTCCACGTCTCCGAGCTCGACACCGAGCGCGTCAAGAACGTGAGCGACATCCTCAAAGAAGGGGACAAGGTCCTGGTCAAGTGCATCGGCATCGACAAGCAGGGCAAGATCAAGCTCTCCCGCAAAGAGGCTCTGGGTCAGACTTTCACCGAATAA
- the rpsO gene encoding 30S ribosomal protein S15, with the protein MLVTDKKQEIVNAHKRHDSDTGSPEVQIALLSERITYLTEHFKTHKKDHHSRRGLLKIVGQRRGLLDYLKKKDVERYKAIIAKLGIRR; encoded by the coding sequence ATGCTGGTAACTGACAAGAAGCAGGAAATCGTCAATGCTCACAAGCGTCATGATTCCGATACGGGTTCGCCTGAAGTGCAGATCGCACTTCTCTCCGAGCGTATCACTTATCTGACTGAGCACTTCAAAACCCACAAAAAAGACCATCACAGCCGTCGCGGGCTGCTGAAGATAGTCGGTCAGAGAAGGGGTCTTCTCGACTACCTGAAGAAGAAGGATGTGGAGCGGTACAAGGCCATCATCGCGAAACTCGGTATCAGAAGGTAA
- the truB gene encoding tRNA pseudouridine(55) synthase TruB, with translation MNGFLVIDKPAGVTSHDIVSKVRRAINQKKVGHTGTLDPFATGVLPVAVGEGTKAIQFLDESEKEYRAVLRLGIATDTQDLTGQVLSERDWSHLEASDLERLAPQFLGLQKQMPPMFSAIKKDGVPLYKLARKGIEVEREAREVEIHALCFEWIRLPEACFTVTCSRGTYVRTLASDIGEALGCGAHLLELRRTRSGLFREADAISIEALAEAVNQEDLILPLDRALDHLQRLELTEAGGRKVQNGVVPQAADFTTATGEFRQGEQVRLYQGERFAAVAEYDMLKGLRLARVFN, from the coding sequence CTGAACGGCTTTTTAGTGATCGACAAGCCGGCCGGTGTCACCTCGCATGACATCGTGTCGAAGGTGCGTCGCGCCATCAATCAGAAAAAAGTGGGGCATACGGGAACCCTCGACCCCTTCGCCACGGGCGTACTGCCGGTGGCCGTTGGCGAGGGGACGAAGGCGATCCAGTTCTTGGACGAGTCGGAGAAGGAGTACCGGGCCGTATTGAGGCTGGGGATCGCCACCGACACCCAGGACCTGACCGGGCAGGTGCTCTCCGAGCGCGACTGGTCGCACCTGGAGGCGTCGGACCTGGAACGGCTCGCGCCGCAATTTCTCGGGCTCCAGAAGCAGATGCCTCCCATGTTCTCCGCCATCAAAAAGGATGGCGTCCCGCTCTACAAGCTGGCGCGCAAGGGGATCGAGGTGGAGCGCGAGGCGCGCGAGGTGGAAATCCACGCGCTCTGCTTCGAGTGGATCCGCCTCCCCGAGGCCTGCTTCACCGTTACCTGCTCGCGCGGCACCTACGTCAGGACCCTTGCCAGCGACATCGGCGAGGCGCTTGGGTGCGGTGCGCACCTCCTCGAACTGCGGCGCACGAGAAGCGGCCTTTTCCGCGAGGCCGACGCCATCAGCATCGAGGCGCTGGCCGAGGCGGTGAACCAGGAGGACCTGATCCTCCCGCTGGACCGGGCTCTCGACCACCTGCAACGGCTGGAGCTCACCGAGGCGGGGGGGAGGAAGGTGCAAAACGGCGTGGTGCCGCAAGCTGCGGATTTCACCACCGCAACCGGAGAGTTCAGGCAGGGCGAGCAGGTGCGACTCTATCAGGGGGAACGTTTTGCTGCAGTAGCCGAGTACGACATGCTCAAAGGGCTCCGATTGGCGCGCGTATTTAACTAG
- a CDS encoding DHH family phosphoesterase, with translation MTATKAEITRILAEIDNGSSFLITSHESPDPDAVGSSLALANYLSGRGKDVTVYLSDPVPDNCSFLPMADQVYGEMPERDFDVCFVLDVGEFRRAGKAVTENKRIGRFINIDHHLGCENFGVCNLIDPRASATAALIHRIIKQAGDEVDYPTALCIYTAILSDTGSFHYSNSDPEAFAIAGEMVGKGVNAWDVNENLYESEPLQRIALLALALSDLTVSPSGEYASVTVTLDMYEKTGATAQDTDRFINYPRSIRGVQVALFFRQIEEGLFKVGFRSKGKVDVSAVSASFGGGGHHNAAGCTVKGTLAEVKALVFDRLEQMR, from the coding sequence ATGACGGCGACCAAAGCTGAGATAACCCGGATACTGGCGGAGATCGACAACGGCTCCAGCTTCCTGATCACCAGTCACGAGAGTCCCGACCCGGACGCGGTCGGCTCGTCGCTCGCCCTTGCCAACTACCTTTCCGGGCGCGGCAAGGACGTCACCGTCTACCTGAGCGACCCGGTCCCGGACAACTGCTCCTTTCTCCCCATGGCGGACCAGGTCTACGGTGAGATGCCGGAGCGTGACTTCGACGTCTGCTTCGTTCTCGATGTGGGGGAGTTCCGCCGGGCGGGAAAGGCGGTCACCGAGAACAAGAGGATCGGCCGCTTCATCAACATCGACCACCATCTCGGCTGCGAGAACTTCGGCGTCTGCAACCTGATCGACCCCAGGGCGAGCGCCACCGCGGCTCTCATCCACCGGATCATCAAGCAAGCCGGCGACGAGGTGGATTATCCCACCGCGCTCTGCATCTACACCGCCATCCTTTCCGACACCGGGAGCTTCCACTACTCGAACTCGGACCCCGAGGCCTTCGCCATCGCCGGCGAGATGGTCGGCAAGGGGGTGAACGCCTGGGACGTGAACGAGAACCTCTACGAGAGCGAGCCCTTGCAGCGCATCGCGCTCCTGGCGCTGGCTCTTTCCGACCTCACCGTCTCCCCCTCCGGAGAGTACGCCTCGGTGACAGTCACGCTCGACATGTACGAGAAGACCGGTGCCACCGCCCAGGACACCGACCGCTTCATCAACTACCCCCGCTCCATCAGGGGAGTGCAGGTGGCGCTCTTCTTCCGCCAGATTGAGGAGGGGCTTTTCAAGGTCGGCTTCAGGTCCAAGGGGAAGGTCGACGTCTCCGCGGTATCCGCCTCCTTCGGCGGCGGCGGGCATCACAACGCCGCCGGCTGCACGGTCAAGGGGACGCTGGCCGAGGTTAAGGCCCTGGTCTTCGACCGACTGGAGCAGATGCGCTGA